In the Candidatus Chlamydia sanziniae genome, CTCCTATGACTTCTTTTCACCAACAATAACAGTCAAGTGGCTAGTACGCTTTAAAATAGGAGAACGTCCTCCCCGACTTTTTGATTTAGATCGTTTGTAAACTGGTCCTACATCTACGCGGACTTCCATCACGTCTAAATTTTCACGTTTTATATTTTCACGCAATTCTGCGTTGGCTACAGCACTATGCAAAACCTTTTTTAAATACCTTCCCGCTTTCAACTGTGAAAAACGTAATTGTTCTTCGGCTTTCTGAACGCTTAAATTTTTCATAAGTCCAGCAGCCAATCTAGCCTTGCGAGGTTGTACCCGAATATAACGAGCGGTCGCCTTAAACATGACACGCCTCTCCTTTAAGTTAGCTTACCCTTTTTTTACAGGATGACTTTTAAATATCCTTGTGGGAGAAAATTCTCCCAACTTGTGCCCTACCATAGTTTCCGAAACAAATACGGAAAGAAATTTTTTCCCATTATGGACTTCAAAAGTATGTCCGATCATTTCAGGAGTAATCATAGAACGACGCGACCATGTTTTAATAGGAATCTTTTTTTCTTCACTATTCATAGCACGAATTTTTTTTAGTAAATGATGATCAACAAACGGACCTTTCCTCAGCGATCTACTCATAATTTCTATTTCCTACGGTCTTTAACAATCCATTTATTACTTTTACGCTTATCTCGCGTCTTCAATCCTTTTGTCACTTTTCCCCAAGGAGTTCGCGGAATATAGCCATTATGACGGCCTTCTCCGCCACCATGCGGATGATCCACAGGATTCATGGCCGTACCACGTACTGTAGGCCGGACACCCATCCAGCGCCTTCTTCCTGCCTTTCCATCGACACGCAGACCATGATCAGCATTGGAAAGTTCACCAATAGTTGCTCGACAACCTTCATTTATTACACGAAATTCACCAGAAGGCATTTTTAATGTCACATATCCAGAAGCTTTGGCAATAATTTGTGCTGCTAATCCTGCAGATCTTACTAATTTACCTCCAGAATGAGGACGCATTTCAATATTATGCACAGACAACCCCAAAGGCATACTCCTTAAAGTCATGCAACACCCAGGTTTGAAGGGACTTCCCTCTCCTGAAATCACTTGATCTCCTCTTTGGAGGCCTTTGGGAGCAAGAATATAACGCTTTTCCCCGTCAATATAATTTAAAAGAGCAATGTAAGCCGAACGATTCGGATCATATTCTACGGAGACCACTTTAGCAGGAATGCCGTCTTTGTTGCGCTTAAAATCAATCACTCTATAAAGCTGTTTTGCTCCTCCGCCACGGTGACGGCAGGATATATGCCCTAGGTTATCTCTTCCACCAGAACTCTTCTTAAAAAAGGAGAGCTTTTTATTAGGCCTAAGACTCCTCTTAGACTGTGTCCCACGCATCTCACCACGTGTAGTTAACTCAGTGAAAGCAGGAAGGACTAACTGCCTAGTGCCTGGAGTTACTGGCTTAAACTTTTTAAACATACTTGTCTTCTCTCCA is a window encoding:
- the rplV gene encoding 50S ribosomal protein L22; the protein is MFKATARYIRVQPRKARLAAGLMKNLSVQKAEEQLRFSQLKAGRYLKKVLHSAVANAELRENIKRENLDVMEVRVDVGPVYKRSKSKSRGGRSPILKRTSHLTVIVGEKKS
- the rpsS gene encoding 30S ribosomal protein S19, producing MSRSLRKGPFVDHHLLKKIRAMNSEEKKIPIKTWSRRSMITPEMIGHTFEVHNGKKFLSVFVSETMVGHKLGEFSPTRIFKSHPVKKG
- the rplB gene encoding 50S ribosomal protein L2 — its product is MFKKFKPVTPGTRQLVLPAFTELTTRGEMRGTQSKRSLRPNKKLSFFKKSSGGRDNLGHISCRHRGGGAKQLYRVIDFKRNKDGIPAKVVSVEYDPNRSAYIALLNYIDGEKRYILAPKGLQRGDQVISGEGSPFKPGCCMTLRSMPLGLSVHNIEMRPHSGGKLVRSAGLAAQIIAKASGYVTLKMPSGEFRVINEGCRATIGELSNADHGLRVDGKAGRRRWMGVRPTVRGTAMNPVDHPHGGGEGRHNGYIPRTPWGKVTKGLKTRDKRKSNKWIVKDRRK